A single region of the Govania unica genome encodes:
- a CDS encoding carbohydrate porin has translation MRSSSCTTHGLAIGGMLWLYTLPAMAQQASDWLSQPTMTGDWGGTRTQLQDDGINLRAHWTTESAGNVSGGLRQTARYTQQLDFGVDFDLDKLWGVPDAKIQVTVTDRRGRSLTNDALDNLFSVQELYGAGQNFRLAELNWQQDFLDHKVTIQLGWSPIGDDLARLAAFCNFQNGIICGHANAMTTNSGAHNFPTAQWGARVKVHITPTFYVQGGVYQNNPNAANSDQGWNLSFKSDGVIVPVEVGWSTSPDNPLPGSLMLGAYYNSAATPDVLTDVNGFSAGLTGAAFLYRNGRSGGYFIVDKMVYREGPGSNRGLTLGAMGGVGDSATAKFRYFWIVGGHYQGTFSGRDNDFVSFMVASARINPRLTRYQRDSDSVTPGAVPIQTYETVFEVDYGAKLGPWLTLRPNLQYIARPDGTGTIPNAFVIGLYTQMTF, from the coding sequence ATGCGCAGTTCATCCTGCACGACCCACGGTCTCGCAATTGGCGGCATGCTTTGGCTATACACGCTGCCAGCCATGGCGCAGCAGGCCAGCGACTGGCTCAGCCAGCCCACCATGACCGGCGACTGGGGCGGCACGCGCACGCAACTGCAGGATGACGGCATCAACCTGCGGGCACACTGGACCACCGAGAGTGCAGGCAACGTCTCCGGTGGCCTCCGCCAGACCGCGCGCTACACTCAGCAGCTCGATTTTGGTGTGGACTTCGACCTCGACAAGCTATGGGGCGTGCCCGACGCGAAGATCCAGGTCACCGTCACCGACCGTCGCGGCCGCAGCCTGACGAACGACGCACTGGACAACCTGTTCTCGGTGCAGGAACTCTACGGCGCGGGGCAGAACTTCCGTTTGGCCGAGTTGAACTGGCAACAGGATTTCCTCGACCACAAGGTCACCATTCAGCTGGGCTGGTCGCCGATAGGCGATGACCTCGCGCGGCTGGCCGCATTCTGCAATTTCCAGAACGGCATCATTTGCGGCCATGCCAACGCCATGACCACCAACAGCGGCGCACACAACTTCCCCACAGCGCAATGGGGTGCACGGGTGAAGGTGCATATCACGCCAACCTTCTACGTCCAGGGCGGCGTCTACCAGAACAATCCGAACGCGGCTAACTCCGACCAGGGCTGGAACCTCAGTTTCAAGAGCGATGGCGTGATCGTGCCGGTCGAGGTGGGCTGGAGCACCAGCCCCGATAACCCGCTACCTGGCAGCCTCATGCTTGGTGCCTACTATAACAGCGCGGCGACACCAGACGTATTGACCGACGTCAATGGCTTCTCTGCCGGATTGACCGGCGCTGCGTTCCTGTACCGCAACGGCCGCTCGGGCGGCTACTTCATCGTCGACAAAATGGTCTATCGCGAAGGGCCCGGCTCCAACCGCGGGCTCACCCTCGGCGCAATGGGTGGCGTGGGCGACTCCGCGACCGCGAAATTCCGCTACTTCTGGATCGTCGGCGGTCATTATCAGGGCACCTTTTCCGGCCGAGACAACGATTTCGTCTCGTTCATGGTAGCCTCGGCACGGATCAATCCGCGACTGACCCGTTACCAGCGCGACAGCGACAGCGTGACCCCTGGCGCCGTGCCGATCCAGACCTATGAAACCGTGTTCGAAGTGGACTACGGCGCGAAACTCGGGCCGTGGCTCACGCTACGCCCCAACCTGCAATACATCGCCCGTCCCGATGGCACCGGCACGATCCCCAATGCCTTCGTCATCGGTCTGTACACGCAGATGACGTTCTGA